GACTAATTTCATTGAGAGCCTTGTTTTACTTGATAGAGCAGATATGGTACCTGTACGGCTGTAACAGAGAAACTGTGACGCTTTTATTAGTAAACGGTGGTTTCTAGATAAGAAGTCATGGTATATTGGTATGGTAGAAATAAAAACTATTGTTATTTTGTTTCCTTTCGTTATAGTGGGCATTATTGTTTTGCTAGAAAGGCTTATTTGTGTAACTTTAATGCCTACGGCTAtattttaaaagagtttttgatatatgtttttgaattttgttggaAACATAAACATGCTTGGGAAACatattcttcttattcttcttcgcTTGTATTAGGTAttaatcatttttgttgttACATATTTGATTTAGTTGGTAACGTGGTTTGCTAAAGGTTGAAGTCCTTAGTTGTTGCCGAGTCTTAGTGGTTGGTTTgtttcaaattatattatttggttCCACAATATTAGAGATAAGGAGCTGGGTTTAATTGCTGCATGAATTTTCAATACCATAGTCTCTGTTCTTCCTTTTGCATTCAAAATAAGTGACGGTAATCCATTGTACACACCTGCTTGTTACAAAGAATTAGATTAGAACTCCCTAGCATTAAACCAGAAAGAGAAATGGAAAGAAGCTCACAATGGGAGAACATTCAAAAAAGATGTGCTAAGTGGTGGTTTCCACAGTATCTAAATCAATGTTAGCGATGAAAGCTAATTAATTTTGGGTTGCATTGGGCAAGGAACTTTTGGTTCAAAAGGTCCCTGCTTAGGCAAGCGAGAAAATtcgaatttttcattttctttcatgTATTCACTTCACTTGGCCCATTATAATACAATTGAAAAAgagaatttgtgaaaaaaatggtgaattttCTGTGTATAGACTTGTTGGATCCTGAAATTCTACATGGGAAGTATCTTGGTATTCTAGGTTTTCCAACTATGCCAGCTACTTTTGTGGAGGATTGTGTTAATTGATGGAGAAAATATGCTTTTGAATAAGAAGTGGCATAATTGGTGGAATTATAGGATTTTGCAATGCAAGCAATGATTGAGGAATGTTTAATGCTTGACCTTGAGGTGGGAGTCCAGTGGTCAAGCATTTCGTCTGCCTCACCTTAGAACTTAGGTTCAAGTCGTGCTATAAAATTAATACCAAGGTGGCAGGGCTATCTAGCATGAGGGTTTAACTTGTTACAGTGAAAAGTGACTTACTCCAAGGATTCCACCCTTTTcatgcaataaataaataaataactcattTTCTTTTGCAACAAGCATGAAAGTAATGGTTTGATGTAGTAGGGTAAAATTATTGTTGATTTATTTCATCCTTGGTGCTTGTGTTGTTGTTTGTATAGTATTGGTattcttttgtttaaaaaatgaatgaaaaatgtcATAAGCCAATAATCTTGTAACTTAACTAGCACTTCTTAGTTATTTTGAGCCCAAATCATATGCCATGAGCCTTCTAGCTCAACTTGTGCTTTTCTAGTGATATGGTTGAATTAGAACCTCCTTTTGATCACGGAAgttattgcatttttttaacACGTCAATCATCAATAATTTGTTCAATATGACCTCAATTATGaccatgttaaaaatatatcataatcATTGAAGACGTACACTAGTACGTTAAAGATAAGTAGCTGTTTCTTTATTTGTCGGTTTTTCCTTGGTTTATTTACTCACTTCCTGcaattaacttattttcaaaGAAATCTTTTCTGACAGCAGTGCAATACATTTGTAATCGTTTGGTTTGTAAAAGTTTTATGGTATAAAACAACTTATAAAGATTACAACTTTGGGTGCATAACGTAGAatcaaatgagaaaaagaagcCAATGGTACACTCATCATATATGGGTACTTTGTGAAAATATTACCAATTGAAAAACACTGCCAGTTTCTGCTGGTTTGattttttacaattatattttctactACTTTCTACTACTCTATGCTACTTGTGTTACAAAGGAGAGCATAATGTAATTGAATGAATCTGAATCAGACTGAGTACCAAAAGAAAATTGTCAACCCTCAAATTCTTCAGGAAAGAAATCAATGTCTCTAGGTGGACCTGTCTTAAGTCTTTCTTGTAAATCCAAATTCTTGGGCAGTACAAGTTCAGTTTCCTGGCCAGCCAAGGAAAAATATCTCTCCAGTACCATCTGCAGCCACAAAAGGTAGAAAAGGAATGGGGGCAAAATAACACACTTCGTTAAGTAGAAAAGAGTAGATGATTAAAAACTGAAAGGaaccaaatataaattttgttccATACCATGGCAGCATATGCATCAGTTTTGCTTTGCCGAGTAGACCTGCTGAGGCCCCTGAAAATCAGTTATATCACAGATATACAGTATTCATTAGTACAGGCATTTTCACCATCTTTTTCAATGATATAATTATAACCTATGCCATAGGCATTGAGTATTATGCCTTCAAAATTAGACAATGATCCAAATAACTAGGCATATCAACCAATATAATTAAAGCAAGACATTGTATCTTGCATCAGGTGTAAAGCACAGAACCAAGAAAATAAGCATATTGAATTTGGAAACAGCTGCAACAATGccaatcttttatatatatatatatcaaacttCCCTTTCTTCTAAATATATTGCTTCAAATCAAACGAAACATAGCAAATCCTAAAAACATCAAGGATAATTACTACTTTTATACAATGTATTTCACCAAATAGCTCATGATGCAGGTTTAACAAGGAATTATATGGTATTTGGGGTCTAGAGAAATGAATTCATCCATTGTGTTCCATATAGCTTATGAAAAAGGATTCATAATGttataaaacttaaaacaattcAACAGTTTTTCACGAAGTATGACCTTGTATATTCATTTCAGTGAATGTGGTTATGCCTCTACATCACACTCACAAATGCCATGAAGAACATAATAAACCAATAGCTGTACaactccaaaaacaaaaaaagaaaagaagaaagataaatGATAAGGCTATTTAACAACTCTAGCTTCTTGGCAAAGTCATGCTAATATAACCAAAGCAGAAGAATCAAATAAAAGAGCAACCACAATTGCCTATAACTGGTATCCAATCCGAAAAGcatgaaaaaaggaaaaagagagaaaatattacATGCAAATCATGCGATCTGTCGCTTCTGTTGTTGTCCCATGTTCATCTTGCAGGTATACTCTCCAACCCCTGAATATTAAATTTGGGATCACCAATCCACATCTAAAGTTCAAAACTCTAGTGAAGTagtaattgaaaaatgaaagaaagaaaaactaaagagttttgAAGTGGaagaaaaaattcagaaaattgACAACCTGTTCTTGTATTCACAGGGATAATACTATTCTTTTACATTACAAGTCCTTAAATACTATTACAACAGGTGAGGGGCTCTAATCTATAACAAGACATTCAAAGAATCAACAGATAAATATCAGATAACATAATAAGATACAGAGAATCTTTTGGTGGTACATTATCTTCGGGATTCTTCTTGCCATTCAGTGTTTTTGATTCCTTGTCAACAATATGTGGGTCATCCTTAATAAAAACATCCCTAAGAAAGTAATTAGTACACAAACTACACCTATTTAtccagaaaaaaagaaatttgcacAAGTATTAGTAATTAGAAGAAATAAACCAAGGCAGATAGAGAGTTGATAAATCATTCAGAAATCTAGTTTCCGATGCAAGAGACATCAGTCAATTACCAACTAAGGCAGAATACACTGAATCATAGATCCATCTATACAGATTTTGACCTGGCCATGATCATTATCATCGTTACTCTCACATGGAttttattacattattaaaCAACATAAACATTACACTACCTCAgtgtatttatatttatgtatgtatgtatgtatgtatgtataccTCTCGGCAGCTCGAGCAGCAAATCTTCCGGCAACACTACGAACTTTGTTTGACTGAGGTGTCTCTTTTCCATCACTTGATTTAGGAAGCCCAATTATAAATTCATCAGCTTCCTACATTTTTCCCCCCTCaaaccataaataaaaatataaacacatACATATTATCTAGGAaacacggacacggacacgggAAAGAGTACGGTATGACATGACAACACgagcaattttaaaaaaattataacacaacACGAGAACGTCACTAATACGGCACTCTAAATGAAGTGTCTATTTAGTAGCAGATTAATAGTACCTCCTGTTGTGCAATCTGAAGAAGCTGAAGCTCAAGTTTTTGTCCTCGTAATTCCAGAACCTAAG
This genomic stretch from Quercus robur chromosome 4, dhQueRobu3.1, whole genome shotgun sequence harbors:
- the LOC126723029 gene encoding uncharacterized protein LOC126723029 isoform X1, with the translated sequence MGWQQQLGVGVGPLQPHFLSPNSTTHKPVNTAASLPLSSTKTRNYTPTLREISLQQLPPNALRRKRDPNWRGGFSLGVDLGMSRTGLALSKGFSIRPLTVLELRGQKLELQLLQIAQQEEADEFIIGLPKSSDGKETPQSNKVRSVAGRFAARAAERCGLVIPNLIFRGWRVYLQDEHGTTTEATDRMICMGLSRSTRQSKTDAYAAMMVLERYFSLAGQETELVLPKNLDLQERLKTGPPRDIDFFPEEFEG
- the LOC126723029 gene encoding uncharacterized protein LOC126723029 isoform X2; its protein translation is MGWQQQLGVGVGPLQPHFLSPNSTTHKPVNTAASLPLSSTKTRNYTPTLREISLQQLPPNALRRKRDPNWRGGFSLGVDLGMSRTGLALSKGFSIRPLTVLELRGQKLELQLLQIAQQEEADEFIIGLPKSSDGKETPQSNKVRSVAGRFAARAAERGWRVYLQDEHGTTTEATDRMICMGLSRSTRQSKTDAYAAMMVLERYFSLAGQETELVLPKNLDLQERLKTGPPRDIDFFPEEFEG
- the LOC126723029 gene encoding uncharacterized protein LOC126723029 isoform X3, giving the protein MGWQQQLGVGVGPLQPHFLSPNSTTHKPVNTAASLPLSSTKTRNYTPTLREISLQQLPPNALRRKRDPNWRGGFSLGVDLGMSRTGLALSKGFSIRPLTVLELRGQKLELQLLQIAQQEEADEFIIGLPKSSDGKETPQSNKVRSVAGRFAARAAERGLSRSTRQSKTDAYAAMMVLERYFSLAGQETELVLPKNLDLQERLKTGPPRDIDFFPEEFEG